A stretch of Deinococcus multiflagellatus DNA encodes these proteins:
- a CDS encoding S-ribosylhomocysteine lyase — MANIESFDLDHTRVHAPYIRLAGVKTTPRGDSISKYDLRLLQPNQGVIEPAALHTLEHLLAGYLRDHLQDVVDVSPMGCRTGLYMAVIGEPNEEGVLQAFTAALQDTANHDRPIPGVSELECGNYRDHDLTTARQLARTALDQGLKVQETVLIQR, encoded by the coding sequence ATGGCAAACATCGAGTCCTTTGATCTGGACCATACCCGGGTCCACGCGCCTTATATCCGGCTGGCTGGGGTCAAGACCACGCCCCGCGGCGACAGCATCAGCAAATATGATCTGCGGCTGCTTCAGCCCAACCAGGGTGTTATCGAGCCGGCCGCCCTTCACACGCTGGAACACCTGCTCGCTGGCTACCTGCGCGACCACCTGCAGGACGTGGTGGATGTCTCGCCAATGGGCTGCCGCACTGGCCTTTATATGGCGGTGATTGGTGAGCCCAACGAGGAAGGCGTGCTGCAGGCTTTTACGGCAGCCTTGCAGGACACCGCCAACCACGACCGCCCCATCCCGGGTGTGAGCGAGCTGGAATGTGGTAACTACCGCGACCATGACCTGACCACCGCCCGGCAGCTGGCCCGCACGGCGCTGGACCAGGGCCTGAAGGTCCAGGAAACGGTGTTGATCCAGCGCTAA
- the lspA gene encoding signal peptidase II, giving the protein MLRGVPTLTDRSRRTPLWLPLLIVALLVAADQALKAWALATLQPYDPAQPFLPGLLDWQLTFNTGAAWSLFSGSAVPLAVGRLLVGLGLLVYLAVRPQPRLLSVVLAMIAAGAIGNAIDGLRQGRVTDMLHSPLLSSVTRALYGDGFPIFNIADMCVVLGTILLIVLSLLGERRAKASA; this is encoded by the coding sequence ATACTGCGCGGCGTGCCCACACTCACCGACCGTTCGCGCCGCACGCCGCTGTGGCTGCCGCTGCTCATCGTCGCGCTGCTGGTGGCGGCGGATCAGGCCCTGAAAGCCTGGGCGCTGGCGACCCTTCAACCATATGACCCAGCCCAGCCGTTTCTTCCCGGGCTGCTGGACTGGCAGCTGACCTTTAACACGGGCGCCGCCTGGAGCCTGTTCAGCGGCAGCGCCGTGCCCCTCGCGGTGGGCCGGCTGCTGGTGGGCCTGGGCCTGCTGGTGTATCTGGCCGTGCGGCCCCAGCCCCGCCTTCTCAGCGTGGTGTTGGCCATGATCGCGGCGGGCGCCATTGGCAACGCCATAGACGGGCTGCGGCAGGGCAGAGTGACCGACATGCTGCACTCGCCCCTGCTGAGCAGCGTGACGCGGGCGCTGTACGGCGACGGTTTTCCCATCTTCAACATTGCCGACATGTGCGTGGTGCTGGGCACCATCCTTCTGATTGTGCTGAGCCTGCTGGGCGAGCGCCGCGCCAAAGCCAGCGCCTGA
- the rpmB gene encoding 50S ribosomal protein L28 yields the protein MAKVCEVCGKGPIVVNSVIRRGKARAAGGVGRKVTGITKRAQKPNLQPLKVTRGGVTLRLRVCGKCRKAVA from the coding sequence ATGGCGAAAGTGTGCGAAGTGTGCGGCAAGGGGCCGATTGTGGTGAACTCGGTCATCCGCCGCGGTAAGGCCCGCGCAGCGGGCGGCGTGGGTCGTAAGGTGACGGGCATTACCAAGCGGGCCCAGAAGCCCAACCTTCAGCCCCTGAAGGTGACCCGTGGCGGCGTGACCCTGCGCCTGCGCGTGTGTGGCAAGTGCCGCAAGGCCGTGGCCTGA
- a CDS encoding GlsB/YeaQ/YmgE family stress response membrane protein: MGWIITILVGALVGWLASLIMKTNAQQGAIANILIGIVGSLLAQAVFGSWLNIGSADVAGSGFSFWSIVWGVVGSVVLIAILKALRILR; this comes from the coding sequence ATGGGTTGGATTATTACGATTCTTGTGGGTGCTCTGGTGGGGTGGCTGGCCAGCTTGATCATGAAGACGAACGCGCAGCAGGGCGCCATCGCCAACATCCTGATCGGGATCGTGGGCAGCCTGCTGGCCCAGGCCGTCTTCGGCAGCTGGCTCAACATTGGCTCGGCCGACGTGGCGGGCAGCGGCTTCAGCTTCTGGAGCATCGTGTGGGGCGTGGTGGGCAGCGTGGTGCTGATTGCCATCCTGAAGGCCCTGCGCATCCTTCGCTAA
- the thrC gene encoding threonine synthase, producing MPGLLERYRPYLPVTPQTPLLSLSEGSTPLIHAPRLSEHLGVELHLKYEGLNPTGSFKDRGMVVAVAKAAEAGADTVICASTGNTSAAAAAYASRAGLRCIVLIPDGNIALGKLAQAVAYGAQIVAVRGNFDEALHLVREISEQRPIALVNSVNPHRLQGQKTAAFELVDELGAAPDILALPVGNAGNISAYWMGFREYLSAGQMETLPRMWGFQASGAAPLARGLDRVEQPETLATAIRIGAPASAHLARAAVQESGGLFDHVSDDEIMAAYHLVAREGVFCEPASAAPVAGLLKLHAEGRLSPGQRVVAVLTGNGLKDPGSAMRAVQAPAAVDATMNAVLASLA from the coding sequence ATGCCCGGACTACTTGAACGCTACCGACCGTATCTGCCCGTCACGCCGCAAACGCCCCTGCTGAGCCTCAGTGAAGGCAGCACGCCCCTGATTCACGCGCCGCGCCTGAGTGAGCACCTGGGCGTTGAGCTGCACCTGAAATACGAGGGGCTAAATCCCACCGGCAGCTTCAAGGACCGGGGCATGGTGGTGGCCGTGGCCAAAGCGGCCGAGGCCGGGGCCGACACCGTGATCTGCGCCAGCACCGGCAACACCAGCGCCGCCGCTGCCGCCTACGCCAGCCGCGCCGGCCTGCGCTGCATCGTGCTCATTCCCGACGGCAACATCGCGCTGGGCAAGCTGGCGCAGGCGGTGGCTTACGGCGCGCAGATTGTGGCGGTGCGCGGCAACTTCGATGAAGCCCTGCACCTGGTGCGCGAGATCAGCGAGCAGCGGCCCATCGCCCTGGTCAATTCGGTCAATCCCCACCGCCTGCAGGGCCAGAAAACGGCGGCCTTTGAACTCGTGGATGAACTGGGCGCCGCCCCGGACATCCTGGCGCTACCCGTGGGCAACGCCGGGAACATCAGCGCGTACTGGATGGGCTTCCGGGAGTACCTCAGCGCCGGGCAGATGGAGACCTTGCCGCGCATGTGGGGCTTCCAGGCCTCGGGGGCGGCGCCACTGGCCCGGGGCCTGGACCGGGTGGAGCAGCCCGAGACCCTGGCCACCGCCATCCGCATTGGCGCGCCCGCCAGCGCCCACCTTGCCCGCGCGGCCGTGCAGGAATCCGGTGGGCTCTTTGACCATGTCAGCGACGACGAGATCATGGCGGCCTACCACCTTGTGGCGCGTGAGGGGGTCTTCTGCGAGCCCGCCAGCGCCGCCCCGGTGGCCGGGCTGCTGAAGCTGCACGCCGAGGGCCGCCTGAGCCCCGGGCAGCGGGTGGTGGCAGTGCTTACCGGCAACGGCCTGAAGGACCCGGGCAGCGCCATGCGCGCCGTGCAGGCCCCCGCCGCTGTGGACGCCACCATGAACGCGGTGCTGGCGAGCCTGGCATGA
- the thrB gene encoding homoserine kinase, giving the protein MTFTVRAPASSANLGPGFDSLGLSVPLYTTVRVTPQAVTEVVPLGPELAATPADESNYVYRAMQLAARRAGRPLPPARVEIETEVPLARGLGSSAAALVAGIVAGNELLGRPLDTETVLDVAAREEGHPDNVAPALLGGIVVATLDRLGTHYVRLSPPAHLGVTVLVPDFELSTSKARAVLPKEYSRADAVHALSHAALLVGALAQGRLDLLRHAMQDYIHQTWRAPLVPGLSDILDEAWRHGALGAALSGAGPTVLCFHDTRQPTAGLHAYLQGVMARNSLSGQVMDFRIDEAGTLVEPGPS; this is encoded by the coding sequence ATGACCTTCACCGTGCGCGCACCGGCCAGCAGCGCGAACCTGGGACCGGGCTTCGACAGCCTGGGCCTCAGTGTGCCGCTGTACACCACCGTGCGCGTGACCCCGCAGGCCGTGACCGAAGTGGTGCCGCTGGGCCCCGAACTGGCCGCGACCCCGGCGGACGAGAGCAACTACGTGTACCGGGCCATGCAGCTGGCGGCGCGGCGGGCGGGGCGGCCCTTGCCCCCGGCCCGCGTGGAAATCGAGACCGAGGTGCCGCTGGCCCGGGGCCTGGGCAGCAGCGCCGCCGCGCTGGTGGCGGGCATCGTGGCGGGCAACGAACTGCTGGGCCGCCCACTGGACACCGAAACGGTGCTGGACGTGGCGGCGCGGGAAGAAGGCCACCCCGACAACGTGGCCCCGGCCCTGCTGGGCGGCATCGTGGTGGCCACCCTGGACCGCCTGGGCACCCACTACGTGCGCCTGAGCCCCCCGGCGCATCTGGGGGTGACGGTGCTGGTCCCCGACTTTGAGCTGAGCACGAGCAAGGCCCGCGCGGTGCTGCCGAAGGAATACAGCCGCGCCGACGCCGTACACGCCCTGTCGCACGCGGCGCTGCTGGTGGGGGCACTGGCCCAGGGCCGCCTGGACCTGCTGCGCCACGCCATGCAGGACTACATCCACCAGACGTGGCGCGCGCCGCTGGTGCCGGGCCTGAGCGACATTCTGGACGAGGCGTGGCGGCACGGCGCCCTGGGCGCGGCCCTGAGCGGCGCCGGGCCCACCGTGCTGTGCTTTCACGACACCCGGCAGCCCACAGCGGGCCTGCACGCCTACCTGCAGGGCGTGATGGCCCGCAACAGCTTGAGTGGACAGGTGATGGACTTCCGTATCGACGAGGCCGGTACGTTGGTCGAGCCGGGCCCCTCGTAA
- a CDS encoding c-type cytochrome: MNEARNRTAGSVLSWALGVTLGVILGIAMLIVTPRLMAKPTLAAAGEGQTEASGTPASGGGMAGGQVQGEGSASGGGREAAGSNETGTAAGDQGEAQDSQNQGEDPASAEGEEATDQQEDSGAGGAAAGSGATPAAGQAGDQATAGGAAGEATGNAEAGRTVYASNCAGCHGQQAEGALGPSLVGEDSVKSWTLAQFKTTLREGKTPVRQLSNVMPRFSEAQISDAQVADLQAYIKTLN; encoded by the coding sequence ATGAACGAAGCGCGCAACCGAACCGCTGGCAGCGTCCTGTCATGGGCGCTGGGCGTGACACTGGGGGTCATTCTGGGCATTGCCATGCTGATCGTGACCCCCCGCTTGATGGCCAAGCCCACCCTGGCCGCGGCGGGCGAGGGGCAGACCGAGGCCTCGGGCACGCCGGCTTCAGGTGGTGGCATGGCTGGTGGGCAGGTCCAGGGTGAGGGCAGCGCCAGCGGCGGTGGCCGTGAAGCGGCGGGCAGCAATGAAACGGGCACGGCGGCCGGCGACCAGGGCGAGGCCCAGGACAGCCAGAACCAGGGCGAGGACCCCGCCAGCGCCGAGGGCGAAGAAGCCACCGACCAGCAGGAAGACAGCGGTGCAGGGGGCGCGGCGGCCGGAAGCGGCGCCACACCAGCCGCCGGTCAGGCAGGCGACCAGGCCACAGCGGGCGGCGCGGCGGGCGAGGCCACGGGCAACGCCGAAGCGGGCCGCACGGTGTACGCGAGCAACTGTGCCGGCTGCCACGGCCAGCAGGCCGAGGGCGCCCTTGGCCCCTCGCTGGTGGGCGAAGACAGTGTCAAAAGCTGGACCCTGGCCCAGTTCAAGACCACCCTGCGCGAAGGCAAAACCCCGGTGCGCCAGCTGAGCAACGTGATGCCCCGCTTCTCTGAAGCCCAGATCAGCGACGCCCAGGTGGCAGACCTGCAGGCTTACATCAAGACCCTGAACTGA
- a CDS encoding MGMT family protein, with the protein MTAPESGFRDRVLALVARIPAGRVMTYGQLALLAGQPGAARQAGFVLNSLMNGSALPWQRVINAQGRVSTHKLGFGALQEGLLRAEGVTFDDSGRCDLARLQWWPEDSPHGPPPTLLDQA; encoded by the coding sequence ATGACCGCTCCTGAGTCCGGCTTTCGTGACCGCGTGCTGGCCCTGGTGGCCCGCATTCCGGCGGGCCGCGTGATGACCTATGGCCAGTTGGCCCTGCTGGCGGGGCAACCCGGCGCTGCCCGGCAGGCGGGGTTTGTGCTGAACAGCCTGATGAACGGCTCGGCGCTGCCCTGGCAACGGGTAATCAATGCCCAGGGCCGTGTCAGCACGCACAAACTGGGGTTCGGCGCGCTGCAAGAAGGGTTGCTGCGGGCCGAGGGCGTCACCTTCGATGACTCGGGCCGCTGTGATCTGGCCCGGCTGCAGTGGTGGCCAGAGGACAGCCCCCACGGACCGCCGCCCACCCTGCTGGATCAGGCATGA
- a CDS encoding N-acetylmuramoyl-L-alanine amidase, protein MKRTAILFSSGLLFALCGTGLAQTAVPATPLNLTGIQSLTFGPPRFSTQGSTTRVVFDLPTGVRYTLTPTFSGLRLDVQNARIQPAVLTNPGSSVNEVRAGAGQITLFTPFPLSFTAGWQASEATLATGGRVLILELGPAVTGGAAPTLQGQVLSSAPATPGAQAVLSGAGTLPPGDTVAPTKVLPPAPALPAPALSGPMPLQGRVPGEATAAAVPAPRIGKNPGQTRVVLDLPPGSSYRLVPGAAGLNVELGGVTLAAQSARAVSPELREWRFAPGTMGGVVSLLTPSPVTARSGWRAQLLPPASGTAWRLVLDLSPALADLSPLTPAERTVAAVPPVLATRGTAILALSANFVRPRVVVDAGHGGRDPGAVGTIVEKDVTLAVALRVRDLLTAAGVDVVLTRDSDRELHPVKNTDLEMRAAMGTPGTQLFVSIHVNAMAASTALRGYGIETWWNPNHPQSSALAGLLQQHLTEVTGAFNRGLKNSQSLSVLRNSRVPAALVEIGYTSHPVDGLNLRDPNYLDRVALGIALGIRESLVSGVTAQAAPAPTTAKRP, encoded by the coding sequence ATGAAGCGAACGGCCATCCTGTTCTCATCTGGCCTGCTGTTTGCACTCTGCGGCACCGGGCTGGCCCAGACTGCCGTGCCAGCCACTCCCCTCAACCTGACGGGCATACAGAGCCTCACTTTCGGCCCGCCGCGGTTCAGTACGCAGGGCAGCACCACCCGCGTGGTGTTTGACCTGCCCACAGGGGTGCGCTACACCCTGACCCCCACGTTCAGCGGCCTGCGGCTGGATGTTCAGAACGCCCGAATCCAGCCGGCCGTGCTCACCAACCCGGGCAGCAGCGTGAACGAGGTGCGGGCGGGGGCTGGTCAAATCACGCTGTTTACGCCCTTTCCCCTGTCCTTCACGGCGGGCTGGCAGGCCAGCGAGGCCACGCTGGCCACCGGCGGCCGCGTGCTGATTCTGGAGCTGGGCCCAGCGGTGACGGGCGGCGCGGCTCCCACCCTGCAGGGCCAAGTGCTCAGCAGCGCGCCGGCCACCCCCGGCGCCCAGGCGGTGCTGAGCGGGGCCGGGACCCTGCCGCCGGGCGATACCGTGGCCCCTACCAAGGTGCTGCCGCCTGCCCCCGCCCTGCCCGCGCCCGCCCTGAGCGGTCCCATGCCCCTGCAGGGCCGGGTGCCCGGCGAGGCCACAGCCGCAGCGGTCCCGGCCCCGCGCATTGGCAAGAACCCGGGGCAAACGCGGGTGGTGCTGGACCTGCCGCCCGGCAGCAGCTACCGGCTGGTGCCCGGGGCCGCGGGCCTGAATGTGGAACTGGGTGGGGTCACGCTGGCAGCCCAGAGTGCGCGCGCCGTGAGCCCCGAACTGCGCGAGTGGCGCTTTGCCCCGGGGACTATGGGCGGCGTGGTGTCGCTGCTGACCCCTTCACCCGTCACGGCGCGCTCGGGCTGGCGGGCCCAACTGCTGCCCCCAGCCTCCGGAACGGCGTGGCGGCTGGTGCTGGACCTGTCGCCCGCTCTGGCAGACCTGAGCCCCTTGACCCCTGCCGAACGCACAGTGGCGGCCGTTCCGCCCGTGCTGGCCACGCGCGGCACCGCCATCCTGGCGCTCAGCGCCAACTTTGTGCGCCCGCGCGTGGTGGTGGACGCCGGGCATGGTGGGCGCGACCCGGGCGCTGTGGGCACCATTGTGGAGAAGGACGTCACCCTGGCGGTGGCGCTGCGCGTGCGGGACCTGCTCACGGCGGCGGGCGTGGACGTGGTGCTCACCCGCGACAGTGACCGCGAACTGCACCCGGTGAAAAACACGGACCTGGAGATGCGCGCGGCCATGGGCACACCCGGCACCCAACTGTTCGTCTCGATTCACGTGAATGCCATGGCGGCCAGCACGGCCCTGAGGGGGTACGGCATTGAAACGTGGTGGAACCCCAACCACCCCCAGAGCAGCGCGCTGGCGGGCCTGCTGCAGCAGCATCTGACCGAGGTCACGGGGGCGTTCAACCGGGGCCTGAAAAACTCGCAGTCGCTCTCGGTGCTGCGCAACAGCCGGGTGCCGGCGGCGCTGGTGGAAATTGGCTACACCAGTCATCCGGTCGACGGCCTGAACCTGCGCGACCCCAACTATCTGGACCGCGTGGCGCTGGGGATTGCGCTGGGCATCCGCGAGTCGCTGGTAAGCGGCGTGACGGCCCAGGCGGCGCCGGCCCCGACCACCGCCAAGCGCCCCTGA
- a CDS encoding peptidoglycan-binding domain-containing protein, with product MSLSVRPLMVLGPALLGLALAAPPTPPASMLERTATRLTQSLGGVLRNCPASFQAIGTPTKQCVGVTRTVEQTRVALTAALGEELYGVWRSKDDQRSVYNWLKTSGGTVYLRLQPDPEGRAQTLLYLDVPPSTAPASGNAAAAAPAAASAGTAAATSGAATGTAPRSSAAPVATPARSLAPTPFRRTLEVQSPRLNGADVRAVQNRLIALMRPVRTGQGDGWYGPVTAATVRAFQTSAGLPASGRVDRATWDALFSASAKPFTPPPTP from the coding sequence ATGAGTCTGTCTGTTCGGCCCCTGATGGTGCTGGGCCCGGCCCTGCTGGGGCTGGCCCTGGCTGCCCCGCCCACGCCTCCGGCCTCTATGCTGGAACGCACCGCCACCCGCCTGACCCAGAGCCTGGGGGGGGTGCTGCGCAACTGCCCGGCCAGTTTTCAGGCCATTGGCACGCCCACCAAGCAGTGCGTGGGGGTCACGCGCACCGTGGAGCAGACCCGGGTGGCCCTGACGGCGGCGCTGGGCGAGGAACTGTATGGCGTCTGGCGCAGCAAAGACGACCAGCGCAGTGTGTACAACTGGTTGAAAACTTCGGGCGGAACTGTGTACCTGCGCCTGCAGCCTGACCCCGAGGGCCGCGCCCAGACTCTGCTGTACTTGGATGTGCCCCCCAGCACCGCGCCCGCCAGCGGGAATGCTGCGGCGGCAGCGCCCGCAGCCGCAAGCGCGGGCACAGCGGCGGCCACCAGTGGCGCGGCCACAGGCACGGCTCCCCGCAGCAGCGCGGCCCCGGTCGCCACCCCGGCACGTTCACTCGCACCAACCCCCTTTCGCCGCACCCTGGAGGTCCAGAGCCCCCGCCTGAACGGCGCCGACGTGCGGGCGGTGCAAAACCGCCTGATTGCCCTCATGCGGCCTGTCCGCACTGGCCAGGGGGATGGTTGGTACGGTCCAGTGACGGCCGCCACCGTGCGCGCCTTTCAGACTTCGGCCGGCCTGCCCGCCAGTGGGCGGGTGGACCGCGCCACCTGGGACGCGCTGTTTAGTGCCTCAGCCAAGCCCTTCACGCCGCCCCCCACCCCCTGA